Proteins encoded in a region of the Candidatus Coatesbacteria bacterium genome:
- a CDS encoding FMN-binding protein, producing MLRMGVTLFVVAAVMAAALSGVYLLTKDQIAAQEEAAVSEAVGAVMPAGTADIRGFPVEADTVDYYVGYDEAGNTVGYARICDQSGYSSTLQIMVGVDTHGVITGTSVLHQQETPGLGERIEEVKAEGTLWSAIGGLFSDEDGGEAGPPPRPWFQQQYLGCEADEVHLGESADPQTSTVEAITGATITSRAFTTAVREDMGEFLDKVSAGQIEQ from the coding sequence ATGCTTAGGATGGGCGTCACCCTGTTCGTCGTCGCCGCGGTGATGGCCGCCGCCCTTTCCGGCGTCTACCTGCTGACCAAGGACCAGATCGCCGCCCAGGAAGAGGCCGCGGTCAGTGAGGCCGTCGGCGCCGTGATGCCCGCCGGGACCGCCGACATCCGGGGCTTTCCCGTCGAGGCCGACACCGTCGACTACTACGTCGGTTACGACGAGGCCGGCAACACCGTCGGTTACGCCCGGATCTGCGACCAGAGCGGCTACAGCTCGACCCTGCAGATCATGGTCGGCGTGGACACCCACGGCGTGATCACCGGCACCAGCGTGCTGCACCAGCAGGAGACCCCGGGCCTGGGCGAGCGCATCGAGGAGGTCAAGGCCGAGGGCACCCTCTGGAGCGCCATCGGCGGCCTGTTCTCCGACGAGGACGGGGGCGAGGCCGGTCCGCCGCCCCGGCCATGGTTCCAGCAGCAGTACCTCGGCTGCGAAGCCGACGAGGTCCATCTGGGCGAAAGCGCCGATCCGCAGACCTCGACAGTCGAGGCCATCACCGGGGCCACCATCACCAGCCGGGCCTTCACCACCGCCGTGCGTGAGGACATGGGCGAGTTCCTGGACAAGGTCTCCGCCGGTCAAATCGAACAATAA
- a CDS encoding site-specific DNA-methyltransferase, with product MRKLYYGDCLSVLREHIPDESVDLVYLDPPFNSKATYNVLFKPPQELGEGAQIKAFDDTWHWNLDTENEFDELLHNPYSSDLSNLMQALERFIGKNDMLAYLVHMANRLLELRRVLKPTGSIYLHCDPTASHYLKLVLDGVFGARNYRTEIVWKRTSAHSDTRQGMAQHGKIHDIIFFYTKSDDWLWKPVYTPYSDEYVESFYKYVEEKTERRYRKSDLTAAKPGGDTKYEWRVKRPMGGEWEADPTNEWKEPIPGWEYRGVIPYKGRSWAYSKQNMRKFSADGRLCYTRTGMPCYKRYLDEMPGVPLQDLWTDIRPTPRSEKLSYPTQKPLGLLERIIKASSNAGDIVLDPFCGCGTTVHAAEELGRNWIGIDITHLAIALIRKRLTDAFGELPFEIKGLPTSYAGALELARADKHQFELWVVGLLNAQPYKGGRKGADTGIDGYLRFKYFSESERGKPKVERGTAIIEVKGGQTGVKDVRNLGEVVEREKADLGVFVSALKPTKPMYEHAAGKGNVTLGSREYPRLQVIWLKELMEGGTRAEYPEAGRIDHTKTAPKQSRDYQEELDT from the coding sequence ATGAGAAAACTCTACTACGGCGACTGCCTGAGCGTTCTGCGGGAGCACATCCCCGACGAGAGCGTCGATCTGGTCTACCTCGACCCGCCCTTCAACTCCAAGGCCACCTACAACGTCCTGTTCAAGCCGCCCCAAGAACTGGGCGAGGGCGCCCAAATCAAGGCCTTCGACGACACCTGGCACTGGAACCTGGACACGGAGAACGAGTTCGACGAGCTGTTGCACAATCCCTACTCCAGCGACCTGTCCAACCTGATGCAGGCCTTGGAGCGCTTCATCGGCAAGAACGACATGCTGGCCTATCTAGTGCACATGGCCAACCGGCTGCTGGAGCTGCGTCGGGTGCTGAAGCCGACGGGAAGCATCTACCTGCACTGCGACCCCACGGCCAGTCACTACCTGAAGCTGGTGCTGGACGGGGTCTTCGGGGCCCGGAACTACCGCACCGAGATCGTCTGGAAGCGCACCAGCGCCCACAGCGACACCAGGCAGGGAATGGCCCAGCACGGCAAGATCCATGATATCATCTTCTTCTATACGAAAAGTGACGATTGGCTTTGGAAGCCGGTTTACACGCCGTATAGTGACGAATATGTCGAGAGCTTCTACAAATACGTCGAGGAGAAAACGGAACGCCGTTATCGAAAAAGTGATCTGACGGCGGCAAAACCTGGAGGGGATACCAAGTACGAATGGCGGGTCAAGCGGCCCATGGGAGGTGAATGGGAAGCCGACCCGACCAATGAATGGAAGGAGCCGATCCCAGGGTGGGAATATCGAGGTGTAATACCTTACAAGGGCCGCTCCTGGGCCTACTCTAAGCAGAACATGCGCAAGTTTTCCGCAGACGGCCGTCTCTGTTACACCCGCACCGGCATGCCCTGTTACAAGCGCTACCTCGACGAGATGCCCGGTGTTCCCCTGCAGGACCTTTGGACGGACATCCGACCCACGCCGCGCTCGGAGAAGCTGAGCTATCCGACGCAAAAACCGTTGGGCCTGCTCGAGCGCATCATCAAGGCCTCCTCCAACGCGGGCGACATCGTCCTCGACCCCTTCTGCGGCTGCGGGACGACGGTCCACGCCGCCGAAGAGCTGGGTAGAAACTGGATCGGCATCGACATCACCCACCTGGCCATCGCCCTCATCAGGAAGAGATTAACGGACGCCTTCGGCGAGCTGCCCTTCGAGATCAAGGGCCTGCCAACCAGCTACGCCGGAGCGTTGGAGCTGGCCAGGGCCGACAAGCACCAGTTCGAGCTCTGGGTGGTGGGCCTGCTCAACGCCCAGCCCTACAAGGGCGGCCGCAAGGGCGCCGACACCGGCATCGACGGCTACCTGCGCTTCAAGTATTTCAGCGAAAGCGAGCGGGGCAAACCGAAGGTGGAGCGGGGCACGGCGATCATCGAGGTCAAGGGCGGCCAGACCGGGGTCAAGGACGTGCGCAACCTCGGCGAGGTCGTCGAGAGAGAGAAAGCCGACCTGGGGGTTTTCGTCAGCGCCCTCAAACCGACGAAGCCGATGTACGAGCACGCCGCCGGCAAGGGCAACGTGACCCTCGGCTCGCGGGAGTACCCCCGGCTGCAGGTCATCTGGCTCAAGGAGCTGATGGAGGGCGGCACCCGGGCGGAGTACCCGGAGGCCGGACGCATCGACCACACCAAGACCGCTCCCAAGCAATCCAGGGACTACCAGGAAGAGCTGGATACCTAA
- a CDS encoding RnfABCDGE type electron transport complex subunit D has product MSEENKAPQSQPDKPEAKSARPAGKKPTAKKVPKKKDPVELYQLTVEGAPHLKSKASTSRIMIVVSLALVPALVGAVIFQGWRSLMLVLIAVFSCMAFEAAIQLLTKRKLTIADGSAALTGVLLAFNLPYNVPWWLPVVGSFAAIAIAKQAFGGLGYNLFNPALVGRAILLASWPVHMTADWSPLPRLANLSGTTIDALSSATPLAVMKHSSAVLANPAAHDPGAVSQATQAVEQLTGPAGTAKLALGQVGGCIGETSALLLLVGALLLIMINVVDWRIPLSYLATLFVFTAVFGGVTTPDGAFHFTGLFHLLAGGAMLGALFMATDMVTTPVTKKGRIIFGVGAGLLAAIIRLWGGYPEGVSYSILLMNAATPLIDRYTVPRFFGQRRSKEAANA; this is encoded by the coding sequence ATGAGCGAAGAGAACAAGGCTCCGCAGTCGCAGCCCGACAAGCCGGAAGCTAAGTCGGCCCGGCCGGCCGGGAAGAAGCCGACCGCCAAGAAGGTCCCCAAAAAGAAGGACCCGGTCGAGCTGTACCAACTGACCGTCGAGGGCGCGCCGCACCTCAAGAGCAAGGCCAGCACCTCCCGGATCATGATCGTCGTCAGTCTGGCCCTGGTCCCGGCCCTGGTGGGCGCGGTGATCTTCCAGGGCTGGCGCTCGTTGATGCTGGTGCTGATCGCCGTGTTCTCCTGCATGGCCTTCGAGGCGGCGATCCAGCTCCTGACCAAGCGCAAGCTGACCATCGCCGACGGTTCGGCGGCCCTGACCGGCGTCCTGCTGGCCTTCAACCTGCCCTACAACGTGCCCTGGTGGCTGCCCGTGGTGGGGAGCTTCGCGGCGATCGCCATCGCCAAACAGGCCTTCGGCGGGTTGGGCTACAACCTGTTCAACCCGGCCCTGGTCGGGCGGGCGATCCTGTTGGCCTCCTGGCCGGTGCACATGACCGCGGACTGGAGCCCGCTGCCGCGGCTGGCCAACCTGTCGGGAACCACGATCGACGCCCTGAGCTCGGCGACGCCCCTGGCGGTGATGAAGCACTCCTCGGCGGTGCTGGCCAACCCGGCGGCCCACGATCCCGGCGCCGTCAGCCAGGCGACCCAGGCCGTCGAGCAGCTCACTGGTCCTGCGGGAACGGCCAAGCTGGCCCTGGGCCAGGTCGGCGGCTGCATCGGCGAGACCTCGGCCCTGCTGCTCCTCGTCGGCGCCCTGTTGCTGATCATGATCAACGTGGTCGACTGGCGCATCCCCCTCTCCTACCTGGCGACGCTCTTCGTCTTCACGGCGGTCTTCGGCGGGGTGACCACCCCGGACGGGGCCTTCCACTTCACCGGCCTGTTCCACCTGCTGGCCGGCGGGGCGATGCTGGGGGCGCTGTTCATGGCCACGGACATGGTGACCACGCCGGTGACGAAGAAGGGGCGAATAATCTTCGGCGTCGGGGCCGGCCTGCTGGCGGCGATCATCCGCCTGTGGGGCGGCTACCCCGAGGGCGTCAGCTACTCGATCCTGCTGATGAACGCCGCCACCCCGCTGATCGACCGCTACACCGTGCCGCGCTTCTTCGGCCAGCGGCGTTCCAAGGAGGCCGCCAATGCTTAG
- a CDS encoding RnfABCDGE type electron transport complex subunit E, whose amino-acid sequence MSALNDFTKGLFKENPVFVLALGLCPTLAVTSLVEKGLGMGLAATFVLICSNVIISLIRKLVPKKIRIPIFIVIIATFVVVVELVMKAYLPPLSEALGIFIPLIVVNCIILGRAEAYAQDHSVGRSLLDGLGMGLGFTLALVIIAAIREVIGFGTFLGLPVFGENYNPATILILQPGAFLTIGFLIAFFNWRRNRKKAKSMPDLKALRAQREKMTQVTREAA is encoded by the coding sequence GTGAGTGCGCTGAACGATTTCACCAAGGGCCTGTTCAAGGAGAACCCGGTCTTCGTCCTGGCGTTGGGCCTCTGCCCGACCCTGGCGGTGACCTCCCTGGTCGAGAAGGGCCTGGGGATGGGGCTGGCGGCGACCTTCGTCCTGATCTGCTCCAACGTGATCATCTCCCTGATCCGCAAGCTGGTGCCCAAGAAGATCCGCATCCCGATCTTCATCGTCATCATCGCCACCTTCGTCGTCGTCGTCGAGCTGGTGATGAAGGCCTACCTGCCGCCGCTGTCCGAGGCCCTGGGCATCTTCATCCCCCTGATCGTGGTCAACTGCATCATCCTGGGCCGGGCCGAGGCCTACGCCCAGGACCATTCCGTCGGCCGCTCGCTGCTGGACGGTCTGGGGATGGGTCTGGGCTTCACCCTGGCCCTGGTGATCATCGCCGCCATCCGCGAGGTGATCGGCTTCGGCACCTTCCTCGGCCTGCCCGTCTTCGGCGAGAACTACAACCCGGCCACGATCCTCATCCTGCAGCCCGGCGCCTTCCTGACCATCGGCTTCCTGATCGCCTTCTTCAACTGGCGCCGCAACCGCAAGAAAGCTAAATCCATGCCCGACCTCAAAGCCCTCCGCGCCCAGCGCGAGAAGATGACCCAGGTCACCCGCGAGGCCGCCTGA
- the rsxA gene encoding electron transport complex subunit RsxA has translation MSYGVKLILLFVGAVFVNNFVLMRFLGLCPYLGVSKQTDSAVGMGMAVIFVMFLATVFTWLVYTFVLTPLELTWMRTIFFILVIASLVQLVEIVMQKSMPALYKSLGIYLPLITTNCAVLGLTVLNIDSSYDFLESLVHAVGAGVGFTLALVLMAGLRERMEVGNVPKAMRGLPIAFVTAGLMSIAFLGFAGLIPN, from the coding sequence ATGAGCTACGGCGTCAAGCTGATCCTGTTGTTCGTCGGGGCGGTCTTCGTCAACAACTTCGTCCTGATGCGCTTCCTCGGCCTCTGCCCCTACCTCGGGGTCTCCAAGCAGACCGACTCCGCCGTCGGCATGGGGATGGCCGTCATCTTCGTCATGTTCCTGGCCACCGTCTTCACCTGGCTGGTCTACACCTTCGTCCTGACGCCCCTCGAGCTGACCTGGATGCGGACCATCTTCTTCATCCTGGTGATCGCCAGCCTGGTCCAACTCGTCGAGATCGTGATGCAGAAGTCGATGCCCGCCCTCTATAAATCCCTGGGCATCTACCTGCCGCTGATCACCACCAACTGCGCCGTCCTCGGCCTGACCGTCCTCAACATCGACTCCAGCTACGACTTCCTCGAGTCCCTCGTCCACGCCGTCGGCGCCGGCGTCGGCTTCACCCTGGCCCTGGTGCTGATGGCCGGGCTGCGCGAGCGGATGGAGGTCGGCAATGTGCCCAAGGCCATGCGCGGGCTGCCCATCGCCTTCGTCACCGCCGGCTTGATGAGCATCGCCTTCCTGGGCTTCGCCGGCTTGATACCGAACTAG
- a CDS encoding NYN domain-containing protein — MDENNSIRSQIVENASKKFLKNNNRLQFRRAGSLKINIVKQVFDGEKGVDIALATDMIILSDMYDVAIIVSGDQDYLSAVKRLKEKGKWVVNVSFLDVAGSVLPGGATRLNEHTDWFYLIDFETVNRFLHIA, encoded by the coding sequence GTGGATGAAAACAATTCAATCAGAAGCCAAATCGTGGAAAATGCTTCAAAGAAATTTTTGAAAAATAATAATAGATTACAGTTTAGACGTGCTGGGTCATTGAAAATTAATATTGTTAAACAAGTTTTTGATGGTGAAAAAGGTGTTGATATTGCATTGGCAACTGATATGATTATTTTATCTGATATGTATGATGTTGCTATTATTGTATCAGGTGATCAGGATTATCTGTCTGCTGTAAAAAGACTTAAAGAAAAAGGTAAATGGGTAGTTAATGTATCATTTCTAGATGTAGCAGGTAGCGTTTTACCCGGCGGAGCAACTCGTCTTAATGAGCATACCGATTGGTTTTATCTGATCGATTTTGAAACAGTAAATCGCTTTCTACACATAGCATAA
- a CDS encoding phosphoribosylformylglycinamidine cyclo-ligase encodes MTERDPYKEAGVDLEAGADFVEAIKPLAAATRIPGAEASLGGFGAAFDPAAAGLKDPLLVSATDGVGTKLLVAVRADVHTTVGIDLVAMNVNDVLTVGARPLFFLDYLATGKLQPERDRDLVQGIGQGCLQAGCALVGGETAEMPGVYKPGDYDLAGFVVGAVERGQELGPQLVETGMELVGLASSGLHSNGFSLVRELVFEKAGLEPGEVVDELGRTVAEELLTPTRIYSKLLPLLRKHKVAAAAHITGGGLAENLARAIPEGRRAVLHREAWPRPRVFGWLQHLGGLTDQEMERVFNCGLGLIVVCPANRAERLVQDLSQAGEFAYRVGEVEATPGELRAVVVD; translated from the coding sequence ATGACCGAGCGTGATCCTTACAAGGAAGCCGGAGTAGACCTCGAGGCCGGGGCGGACTTCGTCGAGGCCATCAAACCCCTGGCCGCCGCCACGCGCATCCCCGGCGCCGAGGCCTCCCTGGGCGGCTTCGGCGCGGCCTTCGACCCGGCGGCCGCCGGGCTCAAGGACCCGCTGCTGGTCTCCGCCACCGACGGCGTGGGCACCAAGCTGCTGGTGGCCGTACGGGCCGACGTCCACACCACGGTGGGCATCGACCTGGTGGCGATGAACGTCAACGACGTGCTGACGGTGGGCGCCCGGCCGCTGTTCTTCCTCGACTACCTGGCCACGGGCAAACTGCAGCCGGAGCGGGACCGGGACCTGGTCCAGGGTATCGGCCAGGGCTGCCTGCAGGCGGGCTGCGCTCTGGTCGGCGGCGAGACCGCCGAGATGCCCGGGGTCTACAAACCCGGTGACTACGACCTGGCGGGCTTCGTCGTCGGCGCCGTCGAGCGCGGTCAGGAGCTGGGGCCGCAACTCGTCGAGACCGGGATGGAGCTGGTGGGCCTGGCCTCCAGCGGCCTGCACTCCAACGGCTTCTCCCTGGTGCGCGAGCTGGTCTTCGAGAAGGCCGGGCTGGAGCCCGGCGAAGTCGTCGACGAGCTGGGCCGCACGGTGGCCGAGGAACTGCTGACCCCGACGCGGATCTATTCCAAGCTCCTGCCCCTCCTACGCAAGCACAAGGTGGCCGCTGCGGCGCACATCACCGGCGGCGGTCTGGCCGAGAACCTGGCCCGGGCGATCCCCGAGGGGCGGCGCGCCGTCCTGCACCGCGAGGCCTGGCCCCGGCCCCGGGTCTTCGGCTGGCTGCAGCACCTCGGCGGCTTGACCGACCAAGAGATGGAGCGGGTCTTCAACTGCGGCCTCGGGCTGATCGTCGTCTGTCCGGCCAACCGCGCCGAGCGGCTGGTCCAGGACCTCTCCCAGGCCGGGGAGTTCGCCTATCGTGTCGGCGAGGTCGAGGCGACACCCGGCGAGCTCCGCGCCGTGGTGGTCGATTAG
- the rsxC gene encoding electron transport complex subunit RsxC, which translates to MPLTFKGGIHPPEFKHLTENKELTPARRPRQVVIPLSQHIGAPAKAVVAKGDTLKAGQLIGEAGGFVSAPVHSPVAGVVKKVADHPHAMGGDKPAVIIEPAELAEGSAEEWELLEPIRDLERVEPQKLVERIREAGIVGMGGATFPTSVKLVPPKGFSFDHVILNGAECEPFLTCDHRLMLERGEKIVRGLEILLKITGARVGVIAVEANKPDAVAHLKELTKRSARISVVVCKVKYPQGAEKQLIKAVTGREVPVGGLPFHVNVVVQNVGTAYAVAEAVLDGKPLVERAVTLTGPIVEEPRNLWVKLGTPVGELLEQCGGLSGRAARFIMGGPMMGLAQHRFDLPVAKGTSGLLFLPPPHPEDFVEGPCIRCGKCVDICPMDLVPCDAALYSRAGDLDEAERYGAADCIECGSCSFVCPAKRHLVQSIKLLKPRVLKRRAERAKGK; encoded by the coding sequence ATGCCCCTGACCTTCAAGGGCGGGATCCACCCCCCCGAGTTCAAGCATCTCACCGAGAACAAAGAGCTGACCCCGGCCCGGCGGCCCAGGCAGGTCGTCATCCCGCTGTCCCAGCACATCGGCGCCCCGGCCAAGGCCGTCGTCGCCAAGGGCGACACGCTCAAGGCCGGCCAACTCATCGGCGAGGCCGGCGGTTTCGTCTCCGCCCCGGTCCACAGCCCCGTCGCCGGCGTGGTCAAGAAGGTCGCCGACCACCCCCACGCCATGGGCGGCGACAAGCCCGCGGTGATCATCGAGCCCGCCGAACTCGCCGAGGGTTCTGCCGAAGAGTGGGAGTTGCTGGAGCCGATCAGAGACCTCGAGCGCGTCGAGCCGCAGAAGCTCGTCGAGCGCATCCGCGAGGCCGGCATCGTCGGCATGGGCGGCGCCACCTTCCCCACCTCGGTCAAGCTCGTACCGCCCAAGGGCTTCAGCTTCGACCACGTCATCCTCAACGGCGCCGAGTGCGAACCCTTCCTGACCTGCGACCACCGGCTGATGCTGGAGCGGGGCGAGAAGATCGTCCGCGGCCTGGAGATCCTGCTCAAGATCACCGGCGCCCGCGTCGGCGTCATCGCCGTCGAGGCCAACAAGCCCGACGCCGTGGCCCACCTCAAGGAACTGACCAAGCGCAGCGCCCGCATCAGCGTCGTCGTCTGCAAGGTCAAGTACCCCCAGGGGGCGGAGAAGCAACTGATCAAAGCCGTCACCGGCCGTGAGGTGCCCGTCGGCGGCCTACCCTTCCACGTCAACGTCGTCGTCCAGAACGTCGGCACGGCCTACGCCGTCGCCGAGGCCGTCCTGGACGGCAAGCCCCTCGTCGAGCGCGCCGTCACCCTGACCGGACCGATCGTCGAGGAGCCGCGCAACCTGTGGGTCAAGCTGGGCACCCCCGTCGGCGAGCTGCTGGAGCAGTGCGGCGGACTGAGCGGCCGGGCCGCCCGCTTCATCATGGGCGGACCGATGATGGGCCTGGCCCAGCACCGCTTCGACCTCCCCGTGGCCAAGGGGACCAGCGGCCTGCTGTTCCTGCCGCCGCCGCACCCCGAGGACTTCGTCGAAGGACCCTGCATCCGCTGCGGCAAGTGCGTCGACATCTGCCCGATGGATCTGGTGCCCTGCGACGCCGCCCTCTACTCCCGCGCCGGAGATCTCGACGAGGCCGAGCGCTACGGCGCCGCCGACTGCATCGAGTGCGGCTCCTGCAGCTTCGTCTGCCCGGCCAAGCGCCACCTGGTGCAGTCGATCAAGCTGCTCAAGCCCAGGGTCCTCAAGCGCCGCGCCGAACGGGCCAAGGGTAAGTAA